Proteins found in one Lepus europaeus isolate LE1 chromosome 21 unlocalized genomic scaffold, mLepTim1.pri SUPER_21_unloc_1, whole genome shotgun sequence genomic segment:
- the LOC133754303 gene encoding vomeronasal type-1 receptor 90-like, translated as MSTFSAYKAVNEYILCQAGIGISSNNFLLFHIFTYLQYHKPKVTNLVTCHLARIHIMMLLTVLFLTSPDLFESLNFLNDFKHKALFYIIRVMRGLSICTTCILSVIQAITISPSTSWLANFKYKSTKLIFYLFLLLWFLCLSSCTTMIFHIVANSNVTQTDLMILTEQCSFFPVSHGIRGFMFTLTTSRDVFLISVMLLSSVYMVILLSKHQRRSQHLRTTNLSPRSSPEKRATQTILLLVSFFVVMYWVDFIISSSSMILWTYDSVILGVQGVVVNAYATVSPLVLISSNKRNINILQNLSWKTFQF; from the coding sequence ATGAGCACATTTTCTGCTTACAAGGCTGTTAATGAATACATTCTCTGCCAAGCTGGCATTGGAATTTCATCCAACAATTTCCTCCTCTTCCACATCTTCACATACCTGCAGTATCACAAGCCAAAGGTCACTAACCTGGTTACCTGCCACCTGGCCCGCATCCACATAATGATGCTTCTCACTGTGCTGTTTTTGACATCTCCAGACTTGTTTGAATCACTGAATTTTTTGAATGACTTCAAGCATAAGGCTTTGTTCTACATAATCAGGGTGATGAGGGGCCTCTCCATCTGCACCACCTGCATACTGAGTGTCATCCAGGCCATCACCAtcagccccagcacctcctggttgGCCAACTTTAAATATAAATCCACAAAGTTAATCTTCTATTTATTCTTATTGTTATGGTTTCTATGTTTGTCTTCCTGTACTACCATGATCTTCCACATTGTAGCAAATTCCAATGTGACCCAGACCGATCTGATGATTCTCACTGAACAATGCTCATTTTTCCCTGTGAGCCATGGCATCAGGGGTTTTATGTTCACACTGACCACATCCAGGGATGTCTTCCTTATCAGTGTCATGCTGCTCTCAAGTGTGTACATGGTGATACTCTTGTCCAAGCATCAGAGGAGGTCCCAGCACCTTCGTACCACCAACCTCTCCCCAAGATCTTCCCCCGAGAAGAGGGCCACCCAGACCATCCTGCTGCTGGTGAGTTTCTTTGTGGTCATGTACTGGGTGGACTTCATCATCTCATCCTCCTCAATGATACTGTGGACATATGACTCAGTTATCTTGGGTGTCCAGGGTGTTGTGGTCAATGCCTATGCCACTGTCAGTCCATTGGTGCTTATCAGTTCTAATAAAAGGAATATTAACATATTGCAAAATTTATCATGGAAAACCTTTCAATTTTAA